A portion of the Clostridia bacterium genome contains these proteins:
- a CDS encoding phosphate transport system regulatory protein PhoU: MSAREGFQNSLVELQKDILRMGSLVEEAIARAVEALKKQDMALAN; the protein is encoded by the coding sequence TTGAGTGCTCGTGAAGGCTTTCAGAATTCGTTGGTAGAGCTGCAAAAGGATATCTTGCGGATGGGCAGCTTGGTGGAGGAAGCCATTGCCCGGGCGGTGGAGGCCTTGAAAAAGCAGGATATGGCCTTAGCCAAC